In Blastopirellula marina, a single genomic region encodes these proteins:
- a CDS encoding ABC transporter permease, protein MLTYIARRIFIGFFTILAVTCLVYGLIRNMPGTPLTILSENAGARNILDDRQQKEIEKQYHLDKHWIVGYGYWLSNLAQGDLGRGINFSDRRRVTTIIATRLPNTLLLTVTSLLLTYLMCIPMGLFSTAKNATTGERVLSISLYVLYALPTFVAAIYLNLLFAVKLGWLPLSGMTSEYYNELGSFGKAWDILKHIFLPIVCLTYGSLAYYTRFIKANMLEAIQQDYVRTARAKGVSPTKVLVKHAFRNSLIPLVTLIGLTLPALLAGSVILEHIYQWDGIGKLFIEKIGQRDYPVIMGLVLMFSVMTLIGQLLADILYAIVDPRITYS, encoded by the coding sequence ATGCTGACCTATATTGCTCGCCGCATATTCATCGGATTCTTTACCATCCTGGCGGTGACCTGCTTGGTGTACGGGCTGATCCGTAACATGCCCGGTACCCCGTTGACTATTCTGAGTGAGAACGCCGGCGCTCGGAACATTCTGGACGATCGCCAGCAGAAAGAGATCGAGAAGCAGTACCATCTCGATAAGCACTGGATCGTAGGTTACGGCTACTGGTTGTCAAACCTCGCACAAGGGGACCTCGGACGGGGCATCAACTTTTCCGATCGACGCCGCGTCACGACTATCATCGCTACGCGACTTCCCAACACGCTGTTGCTGACGGTGACTTCGCTGCTGTTAACCTATCTGATGTGTATTCCGATGGGGCTCTTTTCGACGGCGAAGAATGCCACGACCGGTGAACGCGTCCTCAGTATCTCACTGTACGTGCTTTACGCGTTACCCACATTCGTCGCGGCTATTTACCTCAACCTGCTCTTTGCGGTGAAACTAGGTTGGCTTCCCTTAAGCGGAATGACCAGCGAGTACTACAACGAGCTCGGCTCGTTTGGCAAAGCCTGGGACATCCTCAAACACATCTTCTTGCCAATCGTTTGCCTCACGTATGGATCGCTTGCTTATTACACGCGATTCATCAAAGCCAACATGCTTGAGGCCATTCAGCAAGATTATGTTCGCACGGCCCGCGCCAAAGGTGTCAGCCCAACGAAAGTTCTCGTCAAACATGCATTCCGCAATTCTCTCATTCCATTAGTTACTTTGATTGGGCTAACCCTACCCGCACTACTCGCCGGCTCTGTCATCCTAGAGCATATCTATCAATGGGACGGAATCGGCAAACTGTTTATCGAGAAGATCGGCCAGCGTGACTATCCCGTCATTATGGGTCTTGTCCTGATGTTTTCCGTAATGACACTTATCGGGCAATTGCTGGCAGACATCTTGTACGCCATTGTTGACCCTCGGATCACCTATTCTTAA
- a CDS encoding ABC transporter permease: MSAIQETAKSPAKSPSSQGFWATSWRYYRRRFFAMAALYYVIFLGLVAIFSPAIVGTKPIICYYKGNIYFPAMGYFHPSWENAIFTTGDYFNNRYEANLKKNDPDSWAVWPLIRQDPIERVGDDWFEGRKGNPISTEGTPSSQNFFGTSSVGVDVFAQLVHGTRIALLVGFVSMGIASVIGIVIGAVSGYFGGWIDFVLSRFIEVVLCVPTLILVIALLAVVVSPSIWQVVLVIGLTGWTGIARLTRAEFLKIRQIEYVAAAKAMGAGPFRIMFVHILRNALAPILVPISFGIAAAIFTESALSFLGIGADSQTPTWGRVLKEGQDQIRSMWWLSFFPGLAIFTTVLAYNLIGEGIQEATDPRTRDA, from the coding sequence ATGAGTGCTATTCAAGAGACAGCCAAATCACCGGCGAAATCACCTTCGTCGCAGGGTTTCTGGGCAACTAGCTGGCGCTACTATCGTCGTCGTTTTTTTGCGATGGCGGCGTTGTACTACGTTATTTTCCTAGGTCTGGTGGCCATCTTTTCACCGGCGATCGTCGGCACCAAGCCGATCATCTGTTACTACAAAGGCAACATCTACTTTCCGGCGATGGGTTACTTCCACCCTTCGTGGGAGAACGCCATCTTTACGACCGGCGATTACTTCAACAATCGCTACGAAGCCAACCTGAAAAAGAACGATCCTGACAGTTGGGCCGTTTGGCCCCTCATTCGACAAGACCCAATCGAACGCGTTGGGGATGACTGGTTCGAGGGAAGGAAAGGGAATCCGATCAGCACGGAAGGAACTCCCAGCTCCCAAAACTTCTTTGGTACCAGCAGCGTTGGAGTGGATGTTTTCGCCCAACTGGTTCATGGTACACGGATCGCTTTGCTGGTCGGCTTTGTCTCTATGGGGATCGCGTCAGTAATCGGCATCGTGATTGGGGCCGTATCAGGCTATTTCGGTGGCTGGATCGATTTCGTCCTTTCGCGATTCATCGAAGTAGTCCTCTGTGTGCCTACATTGATCCTAGTCATCGCGCTCTTGGCGGTTGTCGTGTCACCCAGTATCTGGCAGGTCGTGCTAGTCATTGGCTTGACCGGCTGGACAGGCATTGCACGGCTGACTCGAGCCGAGTTTTTAAAGATTCGACAGATCGAATATGTTGCCGCCGCCAAAGCCATGGGCGCAGGTCCGTTTCGAATCATGTTCGTACACATTCTGCGAAATGCCCTGGCACCCATTCTCGTTCCGATCAGTTTCGGTATCGCTGCCGCAATTTTTACGGAAAGTGCCCTCAGCTTTTTAGGTATCGGGGCGGACTCTCAAACTCCTACCTGGGGGCGTGTCCTGAAAGAGGGCCAAGATCAAATCCGCTCGATGTGGTGGCTTAGCTTCTTTCCTGGCTTGGCAATTTTCACCACCGTGTTGGCTTACAACTTGATCGGTGAAGGCATCCAGGAAGCCACCGACCCACGTACCCGTGACGCTTAA
- a CDS encoding ABC transporter substrate-binding protein gives MTNIRGALGIHLFLFLAILAPLAGCTGGSSDLSPEELEQAIKDFNFDEGLPFPEFVPPATLEELDSSITWTDKPVVAPLPHLRQEMADYKPPVTPQEALEIRPKSDEDYERILAAMEVQPSDETPADMNATWVHHEGGDVNSLNPLRMSSVGDFFYVYLTSAQAVTSNIDIESIGDGRFIKSWQSNEDNTIQKVVLRDDIVWSDGQPITAHDWEFTFKVLHHPKLLTMFPALPSSLEHVKLIKAYDDRTFVVFHELSSPVNDMKLEFPIVPKHAYEPAIAEDPSLTDSNFFLEQEQTPIVGGPYKVTQRDRNQRIALERREDFYMHNGKEVREKPYFAKIRIEIIENPTQALLALTAGKLDDSEISATKWDTEANTDEFFEKNIKVKTSSWSEGHITWNIGTPYFDDARTRRAMSYAIDYDAIINGVLKGIHPQASGPFHPDAWFSPDPSLPLFTQDLEKARELLEEAGWKDTDADGILDKKVDGKKVSFAFQLMHPPSPVSELMAAQFARDFGKLGIKCEPRQYEWTVMQDKARQHTFDALMAGWGSGGDPFSNVNIYGTGSSRNYGQYSNKKVDELFDLGLRELDHEKRTKHYQEIAKILYEDQPYTWIYYRAELYGFNKNMRGYRFSPTGPWFYQPGSSSVWKAKAQ, from the coding sequence ATGACAAACATCCGCGGCGCCCTGGGCATCCATCTCTTCTTGTTTCTCGCCATTCTGGCCCCCTTGGCTGGTTGCACCGGAGGTTCCTCGGACCTCTCGCCTGAAGAACTAGAACAAGCAATCAAAGACTTCAACTTCGACGAAGGTCTTCCTTTCCCGGAATTCGTTCCGCCTGCGACCCTCGAAGAATTGGATAGCTCGATAACCTGGACCGACAAGCCTGTCGTGGCACCGCTTCCTCACCTGCGGCAAGAGATGGCGGACTACAAACCGCCAGTAACTCCGCAAGAAGCCTTGGAAATTCGTCCGAAGTCGGACGAAGACTACGAAAGGATCCTGGCGGCTATGGAAGTTCAACCTTCCGATGAAACACCTGCAGACATGAACGCGACTTGGGTTCACCACGAAGGCGGGGATGTCAACAGCCTGAATCCACTTCGCATGAGCTCAGTAGGTGACTTTTTCTACGTCTATCTGACTTCCGCTCAGGCCGTCACTTCTAATATTGATATCGAGTCGATTGGAGATGGTCGGTTCATCAAGTCATGGCAATCGAATGAAGACAACACAATTCAAAAAGTTGTGCTCCGCGACGATATCGTTTGGTCCGATGGCCAACCAATCACAGCCCATGACTGGGAGTTTACGTTCAAGGTCCTTCATCACCCGAAATTGCTGACGATGTTTCCAGCGCTTCCCAGTTCGCTTGAGCATGTCAAATTGATCAAAGCCTACGACGACCGGACATTCGTTGTCTTCCACGAGCTATCCAGCCCCGTGAACGATATGAAGTTGGAATTTCCGATCGTTCCCAAGCACGCTTACGAGCCAGCAATTGCCGAAGATCCTTCGCTCACCGACAGCAATTTCTTCCTAGAACAAGAACAGACCCCGATTGTCGGTGGCCCCTATAAAGTCACGCAGCGCGATCGTAACCAACGGATAGCACTTGAACGCCGTGAAGACTTCTATATGCACAACGGCAAGGAGGTGCGAGAGAAACCCTACTTTGCCAAGATCCGAATCGAAATCATCGAAAACCCGACCCAGGCCCTGCTCGCTCTGACCGCCGGTAAGCTAGACGATTCGGAGATCTCGGCGACTAAATGGGATACGGAGGCAAATACCGATGAGTTCTTCGAGAAGAATATCAAGGTAAAAACATCTTCGTGGAGCGAAGGGCATATTACCTGGAATATCGGAACGCCCTACTTCGATGACGCCCGCACACGACGGGCCATGAGTTACGCCATCGACTACGATGCCATCATCAACGGCGTGCTTAAAGGAATTCATCCGCAAGCGAGTGGCCCATTCCACCCAGATGCATGGTTTTCTCCTGATCCATCTTTGCCGTTATTTACCCAAGACCTCGAAAAAGCACGCGAGCTTTTGGAAGAGGCCGGATGGAAGGATACCGACGCTGATGGAATCCTCGACAAGAAAGTGGACGGAAAGAAGGTCTCGTTCGCCTTCCAATTGATGCACCCTCCCAGCCCTGTTTCCGAGTTAATGGCTGCCCAGTTTGCGCGAGACTTTGGAAAACTGGGTATCAAGTGCGAACCACGTCAATACGAATGGACTGTCATGCAAGACAAGGCTCGCCAACACACTTTTGATGCCCTCATGGCTGGCTGGGGATCGGGTGGCGATCCATTCTCGAATGTGAATATTTACGGCACCGGTTCTTCTCGAAACTATGGGCAATACTCCAACAAGAAGGTCGATGAGCTGTTCGACCTGGGTCTACGCGAGCTTGACCACGAAAAACGGACCAAGCACTACCAGGAGATTGCCAAGATTCTCTACGAGGATCAGCCCTATACCTGGATTTACTACCGCGCCGAACTATATGGGTTTAATAAGAACATGCGAGGTTATCGGTTTAGCCCAACTGGTCCCTGGTTTTACCAGCCAGGATCAAGTTCCGTTTGGAAAGCCAAAGCTCAATAA